The Georgenia sp. TF02-10 genome window below encodes:
- a CDS encoding FAD-binding and (Fe-S)-binding domain-containing protein — protein MSIPRRPAAVDAATPDAAARDLVAELRAAVDGEVDDSARRRAEYATDASSYRVPPRVVVCPRDADDALAALAVARRLGVPVTARGAGTSVAGNAVGPGVVLDFAQHMNQVLALDPEARTAVVQPGVVMSALQAVAAPHGLRFGPDPSTQDRATLGGMIGNNACGPHAVAYGRTADNVRALDVVDGQGRRFTAGAGAGSLDAVPGLAGLVRRNLATIRTALGRFGRQVSGYSLEHLLPEHGTDLAKMLVGTEGTLVTVLSATLALVPVPAAPVVVALGYPDMPAAADAVPALLAHRPLAVEGLDARLVDVVRRHRGAGAVPELPAGAGWLLVEVGAEPGESDADVLARARALAADGGTAAARVVPAGAQAAALWRIRADGAGLGGRTPAGSPAWPGWEGAAVPPERLGDYLRDFTALMADRGVDGLLYGHFGDGCVHVRLDLPLETPAGIGPSREFLEAAADLVAGYGGSLSGEHGDGLARSELLTRMYAPEVIDLFGQVKALFDPAGGLNPGVVVDPRPLDADLRRPHARRVPARGGFAFAEDDGDFTTAVHRCTGVGKCRADTSGSGGFMCPSYRATKDEKDVTRGRARVLQELTNGSMVTDWGSAAVRDSLDLCLSCKACSADCPAGVDMAKYKSEVLHRTWAGRVRPVNHYALGQLPRWTTLVTAVPAVARLANAVLSWRPLARLVLRAGGMDPRREMVTFAEERFSRWFRRRGEGGPDGGARTSDGDLRQVDGGGAAPVPGGGARTSDGDPRPVPGGGARAVDRAPRRVVLWADTFSETLDGAGARAAAHVLEEAGYTVVVPDEPACCGLTWISTGQLDGARKRLRHLLGVLAPYAANGIPIVGVEPSCTAVLRSDLLDLLPDDPRAPMVAANAHTLAELLTAPAPLGPGPDWQPPSLAGVDVVAQPHCHHHSVMGWDADAALLARTGATVTRLAGCCGLAGNFGMEAGHYETSVAVAENALLPALREAGPQTVYLADGYSCRTQAAQLAGRRGTHLAELLAGQR, from the coding sequence GTGAGCATCCCGCGCCGGCCGGCCGCCGTCGACGCCGCCACGCCGGACGCCGCCGCCCGGGACCTCGTCGCCGAGCTGCGGGCCGCCGTCGACGGCGAGGTGGACGACTCCGCCCGGCGCCGCGCAGAGTACGCCACCGACGCCTCCAGCTACCGGGTGCCCCCGCGGGTGGTCGTCTGCCCCCGGGACGCCGACGACGCCCTCGCCGCGCTCGCGGTCGCCCGCCGCCTCGGCGTGCCGGTCACCGCCCGCGGCGCCGGGACCTCGGTGGCCGGCAACGCCGTCGGCCCCGGCGTCGTGCTCGACTTCGCCCAGCACATGAACCAGGTCCTCGCGCTCGACCCCGAGGCCCGCACCGCCGTCGTCCAGCCCGGGGTGGTGATGTCCGCCCTGCAGGCGGTGGCCGCCCCGCACGGGCTGCGGTTCGGGCCCGACCCCTCCACCCAGGACCGGGCGACCCTGGGCGGGATGATCGGCAACAACGCCTGCGGCCCGCACGCCGTGGCCTACGGGCGCACCGCCGACAACGTCCGGGCGCTGGACGTCGTGGACGGGCAGGGCCGGCGGTTCACCGCCGGCGCCGGCGCCGGTTCCCTCGACGCCGTCCCCGGCCTGGCCGGGCTGGTGCGCAGGAACCTGGCCACCATCCGCACCGCGCTGGGCCGCTTCGGCCGGCAGGTCTCCGGCTACTCCCTGGAGCACCTGCTGCCCGAGCACGGCACCGACCTGGCGAAGATGCTGGTCGGCACCGAGGGCACGCTGGTCACCGTCCTGTCCGCCACCCTCGCCCTGGTGCCGGTGCCCGCCGCACCGGTCGTCGTCGCGCTCGGCTACCCCGACATGCCCGCCGCCGCCGACGCCGTGCCGGCGCTGCTCGCCCACCGCCCGCTGGCGGTGGAGGGCCTGGACGCCCGGCTGGTCGACGTCGTGCGCCGCCACCGCGGCGCCGGCGCGGTGCCCGAGCTCCCCGCCGGCGCCGGCTGGCTGCTGGTGGAGGTCGGCGCCGAGCCGGGGGAGTCCGACGCCGACGTCCTGGCCCGCGCCCGGGCGCTCGCCGCCGACGGCGGGACCGCCGCGGCCCGGGTGGTGCCGGCCGGCGCGCAGGCCGCCGCGTTGTGGCGGATCCGGGCCGACGGCGCCGGGCTGGGTGGACGGACCCCGGCCGGGTCCCCGGCCTGGCCGGGCTGGGAGGGCGCCGCGGTGCCGCCGGAGCGGCTGGGCGACTACCTGCGCGACTTCACCGCGCTGATGGCCGACCGCGGCGTGGACGGGCTGCTGTACGGGCACTTCGGGGACGGGTGCGTGCATGTGCGCCTGGACCTGCCGCTGGAGACGCCGGCCGGGATCGGCCCGTCCCGGGAGTTCCTCGAGGCGGCGGCGGACCTGGTCGCCGGCTACGGCGGGTCGCTGTCCGGGGAGCACGGGGACGGCCTGGCCCGCTCCGAGCTGCTCACCCGGATGTACGCCCCGGAGGTCATCGACCTCTTCGGGCAGGTCAAGGCGCTGTTCGACCCGGCCGGCGGGCTGAACCCGGGCGTCGTGGTGGACCCCCGCCCGCTGGACGCGGACCTGCGCCGCCCGCACGCCCGCCGCGTCCCCGCCCGCGGCGGGTTCGCCTTCGCCGAGGACGACGGCGACTTCACCACCGCCGTGCACCGCTGCACCGGCGTGGGCAAGTGCCGGGCGGACACCTCCGGCTCCGGCGGCTTCATGTGCCCGAGCTACCGGGCGACCAAGGACGAGAAGGACGTCACCCGCGGCCGCGCCCGGGTGCTGCAGGAGCTGACCAACGGGTCCATGGTCACCGACTGGGGCTCGGCCGCGGTCCGCGACTCCCTGGACCTGTGCCTGTCCTGCAAGGCGTGCTCCGCCGACTGCCCCGCCGGGGTGGACATGGCGAAGTACAAGTCCGAGGTGCTCCACCGCACCTGGGCCGGGCGGGTGCGGCCGGTCAACCACTACGCCCTGGGCCAGCTGCCCCGCTGGACAACGCTGGTCACGGCCGTGCCGGCGGTGGCGCGGCTGGCGAACGCGGTGCTGTCCTGGCGCCCGCTCGCCCGGCTCGTGCTGCGCGCCGGCGGGATGGACCCGCGGCGGGAGATGGTTACCTTCGCCGAGGAGCGGTTCTCGCGGTGGTTCCGCCGGCGCGGCGAGGGGGGGCCCGACGGCGGCGCGCGGACGTCCGACGGCGACCTCCGCCAGGTGGACGGCGGCGGTGCCGCGCCCGTGCCCGGCGGCGGTGCGCGGACGTCCGACGGCGACCCCCGCCCCGTGCCCGGCGGCGGTGCCCGGGCGGTCGACCGCGCCCCCCGCCGGGTCGTGCTCTGGGCCGACACGTTCTCCGAGACGCTCGACGGCGCCGGGGCCCGGGCCGCGGCGCACGTCCTGGAGGAGGCCGGCTACACCGTCGTCGTCCCGGACGAGCCCGCCTGCTGCGGGCTGACCTGGATCTCTACCGGCCAGCTCGACGGCGCCCGGAAGCGCCTGCGGCACCTGCTCGGGGTCCTCGCCCCCTACGCGGCGAACGGCATCCCCATCGTCGGCGTCGAGCCGAGCTGCACCGCGGTGCTGCGCTCGGACCTCCTCGACCTCCTGCCGGACGACCCCCGGGCCCCGATGGTCGCCGCCAACGCCCACACCCTCGCCGAGCTGCTCACCGCGCCGGCGCCGCTGGGCCCAGGCCCGGACTGGCAGCCGCCGTCCCTGGCCGGGGTGGACGTGGTCGCCCAGCCGCACTGCCACCACCACTCGGTCATGGGGTGGGACGCCGACGCCGCCCTGCTGGCCCGCACCGGGGCGACCGTCACCCGCCTGGCCGGCTGCTGCGGCCTGGCCGGGAACTTCGGCATGGAGGCCGGGCACTACGAGACCTCGGTCGCCGTCGCCGAGAACGCGCTGCTGCCGGCGCTGCGCGAGGCCGGCCCGCAGACCGTCTACCTCGCCGACGGCTACTCCTGCCGGACCCAGGCCGCCCAGCTCGCCGGCCGGCGCGGCACCCACCTCGCCGAGCTCCTCGCCGGCCAGCGGTAG
- a CDS encoding acetylxylan esterase, translating into MPQFDLPLSELERYAPPHEEAPDFDEFWRRTLAEQDERHPLEVTCTPVDTGLTQVATDDVTFTGFGGQPIKAWLHRPAGATEPLGCVVTYIGYGGGRGLSHEHTLLAQAGHAVLVMDNRGQGTGNRVGDTGDAFSTGASAPGFLTSGIDSPETYYYRRLFTDAVRAVQVARRDPRVDPGRVMVSGGSQGGAISLAAAALSEGLRGAIVDVPFLAHVRRATELTDAAPYSELVRYLHAHRDRVERTFRTLSYFDGVGFAARVTVPGLFSVGLRDEICPPSAVYAAFNAYAGEKEIKVYAYNGHEHGGSYQEAEHIRFARRVLG; encoded by the coding sequence ATGCCCCAGTTCGACCTGCCCCTCAGCGAGCTCGAGCGCTACGCGCCGCCCCACGAGGAGGCCCCCGACTTCGACGAGTTCTGGCGGCGCACGCTCGCCGAGCAGGACGAGCGCCACCCGCTCGAGGTGACGTGCACCCCGGTGGACACCGGGCTGACGCAGGTAGCCACCGACGACGTCACCTTCACCGGCTTCGGCGGGCAGCCCATCAAGGCGTGGCTGCACCGCCCGGCGGGGGCGACGGAGCCCCTCGGCTGCGTCGTCACCTACATCGGCTACGGCGGCGGGCGCGGGCTGAGCCACGAGCACACCCTCCTCGCCCAGGCCGGGCACGCCGTCCTCGTCATGGACAACCGGGGGCAGGGCACCGGCAACCGGGTCGGCGACACCGGCGACGCGTTCTCGACCGGCGCCTCGGCGCCCGGCTTCCTCACCTCGGGCATCGACTCGCCGGAGACGTACTACTACCGGCGCCTGTTCACCGACGCCGTCCGCGCCGTCCAGGTGGCCCGCCGCGACCCCCGGGTGGACCCGGGGCGCGTCATGGTCAGCGGCGGCAGCCAGGGCGGCGCGATCTCGCTCGCGGCCGCGGCGCTGAGCGAGGGCCTGCGGGGCGCGATCGTCGACGTGCCGTTCCTCGCGCACGTGCGCCGGGCCACCGAGCTGACGGACGCCGCCCCCTACAGCGAGCTGGTCCGCTACCTGCACGCCCACCGGGACCGCGTCGAGCGGACGTTCCGGACCCTGTCCTACTTCGACGGCGTCGGCTTCGCCGCGCGCGTCACCGTGCCCGGCCTGTTCTCCGTCGGCCTGCGGGACGAGATCTGCCCGCCGTCGGCGGTGTACGCGGCCTTCAACGCCTACGCCGGGGAGAAGGAGATCAAGGTCTACGCCTACAACGGCCACGAGCACGGGGGGTCCTACCAGGAGGCCGAGCACATCCGCTTCGCCCGGCGAGTCCTCGGCTGA
- the ppdK gene encoding pyruvate, phosphate dikinase: MPQYVYRFSEGSKEQKDLLGGKGANLAEMTKIGLPVPPGFTITTEACRAYMRDGHVPPELRVELTMALREIEDAMGRRLGDFHDPLLVSVRSGAKFSMPGMMETVLNVGLNDASVKGLAEFSGDERFAWDSYRRLIQMFGKTVLGVDGDLFAHALDAKKAEAGAETDVDLGAEDLKDLVETFKGIVREQCGREFPQHPREQLDMAVEAVFDSWNTERARLYRRRERIPNDLGTAVNIVTMVFGNLGETSGTGVAFTRDPSTGHSGVYGDYLPNAQGEDVVAGIRNTLPLAELERLDATSYRELLQAMRRLETHYRDLCDIEFTIERGKLWLLQTRVGKRTAAAAFRVATQLVDEHLITMDEAIGRCTGAQLNQLLFPQFDAAAERTLLTKAMAASPGAAVGEIVLDNAQALARTAAGADVILVRRETNPDDLQGMIVAAGVLTARGGKTSHAAVVARGMGKCAVVGAEELDVDRAGEQVRINGTVLRPGDVIALDGSTGEVFRGAVPVSDSPVMRYIAEGLDAGLAAAQDEATRELVHAVDRILTHADEVRRMAVRANADTAEDAHRARERGAQGIGLCRTEHQFLGERRTYVERVVLAEDDAERDAALADLLPLQRQDFTELLSAMDGLPTTIRLIDPPLHEFLPDLTDLSVRVALAEARGEVDERDVALLAAVRRMHEANPMLGLRGVRLGLKVPGLFALQIRAVAEAMVARRRDGGDPRPEIMVPLVGSVRELQIVREEAEEILAEVGRDAGMTLDVPIGCMVELPRAALTAHRIAEEADFFSFGTNDLTQTTWGFSRDDVEGAFFADYLENGVLTISPFETLDADGVGALVVAGVTGGRATKPEMHMGVCGEHGGDPESIHFFHGAGLDYVSCSPFRVPIARLEAGRAAVMAGEDSTA, encoded by the coding sequence ATGCCGCAGTACGTCTATCGGTTCAGCGAGGGCAGCAAGGAGCAGAAGGACCTGCTCGGCGGCAAGGGCGCCAACCTCGCCGAGATGACCAAGATCGGCCTGCCGGTCCCGCCCGGCTTCACCATCACCACCGAGGCCTGCCGGGCCTACATGCGCGACGGGCACGTCCCGCCCGAGCTCCGGGTGGAGCTGACCATGGCGCTGCGCGAGATCGAGGACGCCATGGGCCGGCGCCTGGGCGACTTCCACGACCCGCTCCTGGTCTCCGTGCGCTCCGGGGCGAAGTTCTCCATGCCCGGCATGATGGAGACGGTCCTCAACGTCGGCCTCAACGACGCCTCGGTCAAGGGCCTGGCGGAGTTCTCCGGGGACGAGCGGTTCGCCTGGGACTCCTACCGGCGGCTGATCCAGATGTTCGGCAAGACCGTCCTCGGCGTCGACGGCGACCTGTTCGCCCACGCCCTGGACGCCAAGAAGGCCGAGGCCGGGGCCGAGACGGACGTCGACCTCGGCGCCGAGGACCTGAAGGACCTGGTGGAGACGTTCAAGGGGATCGTCCGCGAGCAGTGCGGCCGCGAGTTCCCCCAGCACCCCCGCGAGCAGCTCGACATGGCCGTCGAGGCGGTCTTCGACTCCTGGAACACCGAGCGCGCCCGGCTGTACCGGCGCCGCGAGCGCATCCCGAACGACCTGGGCACTGCGGTCAACATCGTCACCATGGTGTTCGGGAACCTGGGTGAGACCTCCGGCACCGGCGTCGCCTTCACCCGCGACCCCTCCACCGGCCACTCCGGGGTGTACGGGGACTACCTGCCCAACGCCCAGGGCGAGGACGTCGTCGCCGGCATCCGCAACACCCTGCCGCTGGCCGAGCTCGAGCGGCTGGACGCCACCTCCTACCGTGAGCTGCTGCAGGCCATGCGCCGCCTGGAGACGCACTACCGGGACCTGTGCGACATCGAGTTCACCATCGAGCGCGGCAAGCTGTGGCTGCTGCAGACCCGGGTCGGCAAGCGCACCGCCGCCGCCGCGTTCCGGGTCGCCACCCAGCTCGTCGACGAGCACCTCATCACGATGGACGAGGCGATCGGCCGCTGCACCGGCGCCCAGCTCAACCAGCTGCTCTTCCCCCAGTTCGACGCCGCCGCCGAGCGCACCCTGCTCACCAAGGCCATGGCGGCCTCGCCCGGGGCCGCCGTCGGGGAGATCGTGCTGGACAACGCCCAGGCCCTGGCCCGCACCGCCGCCGGCGCCGACGTCATCCTGGTGCGGCGGGAGACCAACCCCGACGACCTGCAGGGCATGATCGTCGCCGCCGGGGTGCTCACCGCCCGCGGCGGCAAGACCTCCCACGCGGCCGTGGTGGCCCGCGGGATGGGCAAGTGCGCCGTCGTCGGCGCGGAGGAGCTCGACGTCGACCGGGCCGGGGAGCAGGTCCGGATCAACGGCACGGTGCTCCGCCCGGGTGACGTGATCGCCCTAGACGGCTCCACCGGGGAGGTGTTCCGCGGCGCGGTGCCGGTGAGCGACTCCCCGGTCATGCGGTACATCGCCGAGGGGCTCGACGCCGGGCTGGCGGCCGCCCAGGACGAGGCGACCCGCGAGCTCGTGCACGCCGTCGACCGGATCCTCACCCATGCCGACGAGGTGCGGCGGATGGCCGTGCGGGCCAACGCCGACACCGCCGAGGACGCCCACCGGGCCCGGGAGCGCGGCGCGCAGGGCATCGGGCTGTGCCGCACCGAGCACCAGTTCCTCGGGGAGCGGCGCACCTACGTCGAGCGCGTGGTGCTGGCCGAGGACGACGCCGAGCGCGACGCGGCCCTGGCCGACCTGCTGCCGCTGCAGCGCCAGGACTTCACCGAGCTGCTGTCGGCGATGGACGGCCTGCCCACCACCATCCGGCTGATCGACCCGCCGCTGCACGAGTTCCTCCCCGACCTCACCGACCTGTCCGTGCGGGTAGCGCTCGCCGAGGCCCGCGGCGAGGTGGACGAGCGGGACGTGGCGCTGCTGGCGGCGGTGCGGCGGATGCACGAGGCCAACCCCATGCTCGGGCTGCGCGGGGTGCGGCTCGGGCTGAAGGTGCCCGGGCTCTTCGCCCTGCAGATCCGCGCCGTGGCCGAGGCGATGGTGGCCCGCCGCCGGGACGGCGGGGACCCGCGGCCGGAGATCATGGTGCCGCTGGTGGGGTCGGTGCGCGAGCTGCAGATCGTCCGGGAGGAGGCCGAGGAGATCCTCGCCGAGGTCGGCCGGGACGCCGGGATGACCCTGGACGTGCCGATCGGCTGCATGGTGGAGCTGCCGCGCGCGGCGCTGACCGCCCACCGCATCGCCGAGGAGGCCGACTTCTTCTCCTTCGGCACCAACGACCTCACCCAGACCACCTGGGGCTTCTCCCGGGACGACGTCGAGGGCGCGTTCTTCGCCGACTACCTGGAGAACGGGGTGCTCACCATCTCCCCGTTCGAGACCCTCGACGCCGACGGGGTGGGGGCGCTGGTGGTCGCGGGCGTCACCGGCGGCCGGGCGACGAAGCCGGAGATGCACATGGGGGTGTGCGGGGAGCACGGCGGGGACCCGGAGTCGATCCACTTCTTCCACGGCGCCGGCCTGGACTACGTCTCCTGCTCCCCGTTCCGGGTGCCCATCGCCCGGCTGGAGGCGGGCCGGGCGGCGGTGATGGCCGGGGAGGACAGCACGGCCTGA
- a CDS encoding bifunctional 2-methylcitrate synthase/citrate synthase: MTETTTEPEIRKGLVGVVADTTAISKVNPETNSLLYRGYPVQELAARCSFEEVAYLLWHGELPTPGQLAELQEAGRRHRALDGQVRAVVDLVPTTAHPMDVLRTAVSAIGAADPAADDPGQNGAAAVRLLNQIPAVVAYDQRRRRGQDLIEPRSDLGFVENFLYMVFGEVPADVVVDAFRVSLILYAEHSFNASTFTARVITSTLADLYSAVVGAIGALKGPLHGGANEAVMAVLAEIGTADQAAAWLDRALAEKRKIMGFGHRVYKHGDSRVPTMKAALDRLVAHYDRPDLAALYDALEQAMADRKDIKPNLDYPSGPAYHLMGFDTPTFTPLFVAARVAGWTAHIQEQLASNALIRPLSAYSGPAERHLP; encoded by the coding sequence ATGACCGAGACCACCACCGAGCCGGAGATCCGCAAGGGGCTGGTCGGCGTCGTCGCCGACACCACCGCCATCTCCAAGGTCAACCCGGAGACGAACTCCCTGCTCTACCGCGGCTACCCGGTCCAGGAGCTCGCCGCCCGGTGCAGCTTCGAGGAGGTCGCCTACCTGCTCTGGCACGGCGAGCTGCCGACCCCCGGCCAGCTCGCCGAGCTGCAGGAGGCCGGCCGGCGGCACCGGGCCCTGGACGGCCAGGTGCGGGCCGTCGTCGACCTCGTCCCCACCACGGCCCACCCGATGGACGTGCTGCGCACCGCCGTCAGCGCGATCGGCGCGGCCGACCCCGCCGCGGACGACCCGGGGCAGAACGGCGCCGCGGCCGTGCGGCTGCTCAACCAGATCCCGGCCGTCGTCGCCTACGACCAGCGCCGCCGCCGCGGCCAGGACCTCATCGAGCCGCGGTCGGACCTGGGCTTCGTGGAGAACTTCCTGTACATGGTCTTCGGGGAGGTGCCCGCGGACGTCGTCGTCGACGCGTTCCGGGTCTCGCTGATCCTCTACGCCGAGCACTCCTTCAACGCCTCGACCTTCACCGCCCGGGTGATCACCTCGACCCTGGCGGACCTGTACTCCGCCGTCGTCGGGGCGATCGGGGCGCTCAAGGGCCCGCTGCACGGCGGGGCCAACGAGGCGGTCATGGCGGTCCTCGCCGAGATCGGCACGGCCGACCAGGCGGCGGCGTGGCTGGACCGGGCGCTGGCCGAGAAGCGCAAGATCATGGGCTTCGGGCACCGGGTGTACAAGCACGGCGACTCCCGGGTGCCCACCATGAAGGCCGCGCTGGACCGGCTGGTGGCGCACTACGACCGGCCGGACCTGGCCGCGCTGTACGACGCGCTGGAGCAGGCGATGGCGGACCGGAAGGACATCAAGCCCAACCTGGACTACCCCTCCGGGCCCGCCTACCACCTGATGGGCTTCGACACCCCCACCTTCACGCCGCTGTTCGTCGCCGCGCGGGTGGCCGGCTGGACCGCCCACATCCAGGAACAGCTCGCGTCCAACGCGCTCATCCGCCCGCTCAGCGCCTACAGCGGGCCGGCGGAGCGGCACCTGCCGTAG
- the prpB gene encoding methylisocitrate lyase, with protein MLYAATTPADKRARLRQRLAAGETLLFPGAFNPLSARLIQDKGFDGVYVSGAVLSADLGLPDIGLTTLTEVAGRSQQIARMTDLPALVDVDTGFGEPMNVARTVQALEDAGVAGLHIEDQVNPKRCGHLDGKQVVDDATATRRVRAAVDARRDPNLLIMARTDIRAVAGLDAATDRARALVDAGADAIFPEALQDLAEFAAVAAAVDVPVLANMTEFGKSELFTVEELRDAGVALVIFPVSLLRLAMGAAERGLDTLRRDGTLRAEVGSMQHRARLYELVDYAGYNRFDTDIFNFTVRTD; from the coding sequence ATGCTCTACGCCGCCACCACCCCCGCCGACAAGCGCGCCCGGCTGCGCCAGCGCCTGGCCGCCGGCGAGACGCTGCTCTTCCCCGGCGCGTTCAACCCGCTGTCCGCCCGGCTGATCCAGGACAAGGGCTTCGACGGGGTCTACGTCTCCGGCGCCGTGCTCTCCGCCGACCTGGGCCTGCCCGACATCGGCCTGACCACCCTCACCGAGGTCGCCGGCCGCAGCCAGCAGATCGCCCGGATGACGGACCTGCCCGCCCTGGTCGACGTCGACACCGGCTTCGGGGAGCCGATGAACGTCGCCCGCACCGTGCAGGCGCTGGAGGACGCCGGCGTCGCCGGGCTGCACATCGAGGACCAGGTCAACCCCAAGCGGTGCGGGCACCTGGACGGCAAGCAGGTCGTCGACGACGCCACCGCCACCCGCCGCGTCCGGGCCGCCGTCGACGCCCGCCGTGACCCGAACCTGCTCATCATGGCCCGCACCGACATCCGCGCCGTGGCCGGCCTGGACGCCGCGACCGACCGGGCCCGGGCCCTGGTCGACGCCGGCGCTGACGCGATCTTCCCCGAGGCGCTGCAGGACCTCGCCGAGTTCGCCGCGGTGGCCGCCGCGGTGGACGTCCCGGTGCTGGCGAACATGACCGAGTTCGGCAAGTCCGAGCTGTTCACCGTCGAGGAGCTCAGGGACGCCGGCGTCGCGCTCGTCATCTTCCCCGTCTCCCTGCTGCGCCTGGCGATGGGCGCGGCCGAGCGGGGCCTGGACACCCTGCGCCGGGACGGGACGCTGCGGGCCGAGGTGGGGAGCATGCAGCACCGGGCCCGGCTGTACGAGCTGGTCGACTATGCCGGCTACAACCGCTTCGACACCGATATCTTCAACTTCACCGTCCGCACCGACTGA
- a CDS encoding MmgE/PrpD family protein produces the protein MITHHVRVHPSAENLPRQDQLAWKIAELAADPVPPAAEVTDMVVNRVIDNAAVATAALLRTPPAAARAQALAHPHAPGATVLGAPASTRVGPEWAAWANGVAVRELDFHDTFLAAEYSHPGDNIPPVLAVAQHLAERRRLTGADVVRAVVTGYEVQVDLARAISLHRHRIDHVAHLGPSAAAALGTLLGLPPEVTFHAVGQALHTTTATRQSRKGEISTWKAYAPAFAGKVAVEAVDRAMRGQTSPTPIYEGEDGVIAWLLDGPDARYDVALPGPGEPRRAILDTYTKEHSAEYQAQALIDLARRLGTEHPALRDPAAVTSIVIHTSHHTHAVIGSGANDPQKYDPTASRETLDHSIPYIFAVALQDGAWHHVASYAPARAARPDTVALWRKITTAEDPGWTRRYHSTDPAEQAFGGRVEITLADGGRLSVEIAVADAHPLGARPFGREQYVQKFRTLADGVLAPEEVDRFLDVAQRLPELGPAELGELTVTAPAGYLDAAAVPGGIF, from the coding sequence GTGATCACCCACCACGTCCGCGTCCACCCCAGCGCCGAGAACCTACCCCGGCAGGACCAGCTCGCCTGGAAGATCGCCGAGCTCGCCGCCGACCCGGTCCCGCCCGCCGCCGAGGTCACCGACATGGTGGTCAACCGGGTCATCGACAACGCCGCCGTGGCCACCGCCGCGCTGCTGCGCACCCCGCCGGCGGCCGCCCGCGCGCAGGCCCTCGCCCACCCCCACGCCCCCGGCGCCACCGTCCTCGGCGCCCCGGCCAGCACCCGGGTCGGCCCGGAGTGGGCGGCCTGGGCCAACGGTGTCGCGGTCCGCGAGCTGGACTTCCACGACACCTTCCTCGCCGCCGAGTACTCCCACCCGGGCGACAACATCCCGCCGGTGCTCGCCGTCGCCCAGCACCTGGCGGAGCGCCGCCGGCTGACCGGGGCGGACGTGGTGCGCGCCGTCGTCACCGGCTACGAGGTGCAGGTCGACCTCGCCCGCGCGATCAGCCTGCACCGGCACCGGATCGACCACGTCGCCCACCTCGGCCCGTCCGCCGCCGCGGCCCTCGGCACCCTCCTCGGCCTGCCCCCGGAGGTGACCTTCCACGCCGTCGGGCAGGCCCTGCACACCACCACCGCGACCCGCCAGTCCCGCAAGGGCGAGATCTCCACCTGGAAGGCCTACGCCCCCGCCTTCGCCGGCAAGGTCGCGGTGGAGGCGGTGGACCGCGCCATGCGCGGGCAGACCTCGCCCACCCCGATCTACGAGGGCGAGGACGGGGTGATCGCCTGGCTGCTGGACGGTCCGGACGCCCGCTACGACGTCGCCCTGCCCGGCCCGGGGGAGCCGCGCCGCGCGATCCTGGACACCTACACCAAGGAGCACTCCGCGGAGTACCAGGCCCAGGCACTCATCGACCTCGCCCGCCGGCTGGGCACCGAGCACCCCGCCCTGCGGGACCCGGCGGCCGTGACCAGCATCGTCATCCACACCTCCCACCACACCCACGCCGTGATCGGCTCCGGCGCGAACGACCCGCAGAAGTACGACCCGACCGCCTCCCGGGAGACCCTGGACCACTCGATCCCGTACATCTTCGCCGTCGCCCTGCAGGACGGGGCCTGGCACCACGTCGCCTCCTACGCCCCGGCGCGCGCCGCCCGCCCGGACACCGTGGCGCTGTGGCGCAAGATCACCACCGCGGAGGACCCGGGGTGGACCCGCCGGTACCACTCCACCGACCCGGCGGAGCAGGCCTTCGGCGGGCGGGTGGAGATCACCCTGGCCGACGGCGGCCGGCTGAGCGTGGAGATCGCCGTCGCCGACGCCCACCCGCTCGGCGCCCGGCCGTTCGGCCGGGAGCAGTACGTGCAGAAGTTCCGCACCCTGGCCGACGGCGTGCTGGCGCCGGAAGAGGTCGACCGCTTCCTCGACGTCGCCCAGCGCCTGCCCGAGCTCGGCCCGGCCGAGCTGGGCGAGCTGACGGTCACCGCGCCGGCCGGCTACCTCGACGCCGCGGCAGTCCCGGGAGGCATCTTCTGA